Proteins encoded together in one Flavobacterium keumense window:
- a CDS encoding plasmid pRiA4b ORF-3 family protein: MVYKFRVILDAEEDIFRDIAILAEDTLEDLHNAIFNSFGFDGMEVASFYTCDDTWNQEDEIPMFDAGDVPGEQTIMSDYKLSDILDKENTKIIYVYDFINMWTFLVELAAIEEPKAGAIYPETLFSHGEMPDEAIEKNFEADMHDDIYGEFEDDLDDDDLDMFEGDDSFEDFGYEENWN, encoded by the coding sequence ATGGTTTATAAATTCAGAGTAATTCTTGATGCCGAAGAAGATATTTTCAGAGATATTGCTATCCTTGCCGAAGACACTTTAGAAGATTTACACAATGCTATCTTCAATTCTTTTGGATTTGACGGAATGGAAGTGGCTTCTTTTTATACTTGTGATGATACATGGAACCAAGAAGATGAAATTCCAATGTTTGACGCAGGAGATGTTCCTGGAGAACAAACCATTATGAGCGATTACAAATTGTCGGACATTTTAGATAAAGAGAACACAAAAATCATCTACGTATATGACTTCATCAATATGTGGACTTTCTTGGTAGAATTAGCTGCTATCGAAGAACCTAAAGCAGGAGCCATTTATCCTGAAACACTATTTTCTCACGGAGAAATGCCTGATGAAGCTATTGAAAAAAACTTTGAGGCGGATATGCATGATGATATCTATGGTGAATTTGAAGACGATTTAGACGATGACGACCTAGATATGTTTGAAGGTGATGACAGTTTTGAAGACTTTGGCTACGAAGAAAATTGGAATTAA
- a CDS encoding nucleoid-associated protein encodes MINLFNTHIDSLSIHRVGNKSRNEAIFLSEQPYNLTDEIVPLIKEFFFKPFREKEENYFQFAHEVDLDYNEMYQFASQIFENPSNVHEVSKQITKHLFEQSNHPHIKNGEVYVTYLTNLAIDNNVVDAIGIFKSEIQADFLQFEEKDTHLEMILQHGVSLNKLDKGCLIFNYKKEEGYKILTVDSNRYDARYWLEHFLSVDAFEDENYITKKYLKFCQGFAKDVVFPAEDKKEEVMFMNRSVNYFAKNDQFEETNFLNEVLDNPDLIPEFKNYKVGKGDKYSIEDITTFPIANAAVSDARKSIKNVINLDTHIQIKMDFINPESAEKFVEKGWDEEKQMYYYLVYFNKEEKN; translated from the coding sequence ATGATTAACCTATTCAACACCCATATTGATTCACTTTCTATACACCGTGTAGGAAATAAAAGCCGTAACGAAGCTATTTTTTTATCCGAACAACCATATAATTTAACTGATGAAATTGTTCCGTTGATAAAAGAATTTTTCTTCAAGCCTTTCAGAGAGAAAGAGGAAAATTACTTTCAGTTTGCGCACGAAGTGGATTTGGATTACAATGAAATGTACCAATTTGCTTCTCAAATATTTGAGAATCCGTCTAATGTTCATGAGGTTTCAAAGCAAATCACCAAACATTTGTTTGAACAATCCAATCACCCACACATTAAGAATGGTGAAGTATATGTTACGTATTTAACCAACCTTGCTATTGATAACAATGTAGTCGATGCCATCGGAATTTTCAAAAGTGAAATCCAAGCTGATTTTTTACAATTTGAAGAAAAAGATACTCACCTTGAAATGATTTTACAACACGGAGTGAGTTTGAATAAATTGGACAAAGGTTGTTTGATTTTCAATTACAAAAAAGAAGAAGGATATAAAATCTTAACGGTGGATAGTAACCGTTACGATGCACGGTATTGGTTAGAACACTTCTTATCTGTAGATGCTTTTGAAGATGAAAATTACATCACTAAAAAATACTTGAAATTCTGTCAAGGCTTTGCTAAAGACGTAGTTTTCCCTGCTGAAGACAAAAAAGAAGAAGTAATGTTTATGAATCGTTCTGTGAATTATTTTGCCAAAAACGACCAATTTGAGGAAACTAATTTCTTAAATGAGGTGTTAGATAATCCTGATTTGATTCCTGAATTTAAAAATTATAAAGTAGGCAAAGGCGACAAATACAGTATTGAAGATATCACCACCTTCCCTATTGCAAACGCAGCAGTTTCTGATGCTAGAAAATCGATCAAAAACGTGATTAATTTAGACACACACATCCAAATTAAAATGGATTTCATCAACCCAGAAAGTGCTGAAAAATTTGTAGAAAAAGGCTGGGACGAAGAAAAACAAATGTACTATTACTTGGTATATTTCAATAAGGAAGAGAAAAATTAA
- a CDS encoding T9SS type B sorting domain-containing protein has protein sequence MSWIKTLLFVLFICCFPNWIMAQISIDDTQNADQLVRVVTNNNSCLTVYPATATGSPIKNSFATFDKNGSNFPFTSGIVLSTWEAENSTGPYNPAFSGSVASWNGDSNMDAILGINSLNATTLEFDFESATNFLSFNYIFASNEYIRDYPCSYSDGLAILIKDITTNSNYTNIATLPDGTPVSSKNIHPAISNSDPTLAKCDAKNESYFGQFNTDVAILSPINYAGQTKVLNAQSKLEIGHKYRIKFVIAEDRSKAQFSALFIEAGSFTSKINLGKDRLIADNTAICNGETFDIKTNMSTTYAYKWYKDGALTPLIGATNPTLTVTQAGIYKVEAMDTSGCVFTGEIKIEYAPGMNLKDVELSKCDDNGLGIAVFDLTSVQSIITNNVSSTTIEGYYTDNTLTVPIVTPTAFEKTTTGDQIVYAKGINSKISCSETAQITLRTMTSSRNQTNLPTPIIKEFAGGKNSIELITPSTNAIYEFSIDGTNYQKNPLFTRLPRGNYLAYIRNTSNCEYTTYPFTILDYPTFFTPNGDGINDVWKIENFDTYPQAVISIFDQYGKLLKQMMSNSVGWDGTFNGYPLPSNDYWFQLILNDNQTINGHFSLKR, from the coding sequence ATGAGTTGGATAAAAACCTTATTATTTGTACTATTCATTTGTTGTTTTCCTAATTGGATAATGGCTCAAATCAGTATTGATGATACACAAAATGCCGACCAATTAGTCCGAGTGGTAACCAATAATAACTCTTGTCTCACTGTTTATCCTGCAACGGCTACAGGTTCTCCCATCAAAAATAGCTTTGCCACATTTGATAAGAACGGAAGTAATTTCCCTTTTACTTCCGGAATAGTATTAAGCACTTGGGAAGCTGAAAATTCAACAGGCCCTTATAATCCTGCTTTTAGTGGTAGTGTAGCGAGTTGGAATGGAGATTCCAATATGGATGCTATTTTGGGAATTAACTCACTAAACGCTACAACACTGGAATTTGATTTTGAATCGGCAACAAACTTTTTAAGTTTCAATTACATTTTTGCTTCCAATGAATACATTCGAGATTATCCTTGTTCTTATTCTGATGGATTAGCAATTCTAATTAAAGATATTACCACCAATAGTAATTATACTAATATTGCTACTTTGCCTGATGGCACTCCTGTATCTTCAAAAAACATACATCCAGCAATAAGCAATTCCGACCCAACTTTAGCCAAATGTGATGCTAAAAACGAATCGTATTTTGGTCAATTCAATACTGATGTAGCTATCCTTAGTCCTATCAATTATGCAGGACAAACTAAAGTTTTAAACGCTCAAAGTAAATTAGAAATTGGACACAAATACAGAATTAAATTCGTAATTGCTGAGGATAGAAGTAAGGCACAATTCTCAGCCTTATTTATTGAAGCTGGTAGCTTTACTTCAAAAATTAATTTAGGAAAAGACCGCCTAATCGCTGATAATACCGCTATTTGTAACGGAGAAACATTCGACATCAAAACCAATATGTCAACAACATATGCTTACAAATGGTACAAAGACGGGGCTTTAACCCCATTAATTGGCGCAACTAATCCAACACTCACAGTAACACAAGCGGGAATATACAAAGTAGAAGCAATGGATACTAGCGGATGTGTTTTTACTGGTGAAATAAAAATAGAATACGCCCCAGGAATGAATCTAAAAGACGTCGAGCTTTCTAAATGCGACGATAACGGATTAGGAATTGCAGTATTTGATCTAACTTCAGTACAATCTATTATCACCAACAATGTTTCAAGTACTACTATTGAAGGATACTATACCGACAATACCTTAACAGTTCCTATTGTTACACCTACTGCTTTTGAAAAAACAACTACGGGAGACCAAATCGTATATGCAAAAGGAATTAATTCCAAAATAAGTTGTTCGGAAACGGCTCAAATTACATTGCGTACTATGACAAGTAGTCGCAATCAAACTAATTTACCAACACCTATTATCAAAGAATTTGCTGGTGGCAAAAATTCAATTGAATTAATTACTCCTTCTACCAATGCTATCTACGAATTTTCTATCGACGGGACGAATTATCAAAAAAATCCACTTTTTACAAGACTACCAAGAGGGAATTATTTAGCATATATTAGAAATACCTCCAATTGTGAATATACCACATATCCATTTACCATTTTAGATTATCCTACCTTTTTTACACCCAATGGGGATGGAATCAATGATGTCTGGAAAATAGAAAATTTCGATACATATCCACAGGCTGTGATATCTATTTTTGATCAATACGGAAAATTACTCAAACAAATGATGTCGAACTCTGTAGGTTGGGACGGCACTTTTAATGGTTATCCACTTCCTTCTAACGATTATTGGTTTCAATTAATCCTAAATGATAATCAAACCATTAACGGTCATTTTAGCTTAAAAAGGTAA
- a CDS encoding 2TM domain-containing protein produces the protein MFTKLVKEFPRAFVLSLSIFLVLLLVRYLIGDVIVLGNSFWIYFGYTMLYGLSLYYANAAVFIYLDSFYKDNRFTINRLIVGFVSTFCITLFVVFLLRVFEEVIIDGISFQKYIEEESIGHFLIPIVLFVIVSLAIHAFYFYKTLQENKFKEQKIIATTANAQFESLKNQIDPHFLFNSLNVLSSLIEENPENAQKFTSSLSKIYRYVLEQKDKELVAVSEELAFAKIYMQLLTMRFENSISYELPDCTNEEAKVVPLSLQLVLENCIKHNVVSSSKPLHIKISIQDNQLVVENNWQKKEVLSDGKGVGLQNIVNRYALLTERKVKVIQDEKSFKVYLPILTKQISIMKTAKFTEEDMAYARAKKRVEQLKGFYGNLTSYCIVIPTLALINYYTFWGFQWFWFPMLGWGLGLSFHAFGVFGYGKSWEERKIQEILNKDKNNNWE, from the coding sequence ATGTTTACTAAATTAGTTAAAGAATTTCCGAGAGCTTTTGTTCTTTCGCTAAGTATATTTTTAGTATTATTACTTGTACGTTATCTTATAGGAGATGTAATTGTGTTAGGAAATTCCTTTTGGATATACTTTGGGTATACCATGTTATATGGCCTAAGTTTGTACTATGCTAATGCTGCAGTATTTATATATTTAGATTCTTTTTATAAAGACAACCGATTTACAATCAATCGATTAATTGTTGGTTTTGTAAGTACATTTTGTATTACACTTTTTGTGGTTTTTCTTTTGCGCGTTTTTGAAGAAGTGATTATAGATGGGATCTCTTTTCAAAAATATATAGAAGAGGAGAGTATAGGACATTTTCTAATTCCTATAGTGCTTTTTGTCATTGTTTCGTTGGCGATTCATGCTTTCTATTTTTATAAAACCTTACAAGAAAACAAATTCAAAGAACAAAAAATAATTGCGACTACTGCCAATGCACAATTTGAAAGTTTAAAAAATCAAATTGATCCTCATTTTCTATTTAACAGCCTCAATGTGTTGAGTTCATTGATTGAAGAAAATCCTGAAAATGCCCAAAAGTTCACCTCTTCTTTATCTAAAATATACCGTTATGTTTTGGAACAAAAAGACAAAGAATTAGTGGCGGTTTCAGAAGAATTGGCTTTCGCCAAAATTTATATGCAATTATTAACCATGCGTTTTGAGAATAGTATTTCGTATGAATTGCCAGATTGTACTAACGAAGAAGCCAAAGTAGTTCCTTTGTCATTGCAATTAGTATTAGAAAATTGCATCAAACACAATGTGGTGAGTAGTTCAAAACCACTGCACATCAAAATCAGTATTCAAGACAATCAATTGGTAGTTGAAAACAACTGGCAAAAGAAAGAAGTTCTTTCTGACGGTAAAGGTGTTGGATTGCAAAACATTGTGAATCGTTATGCCTTATTGACTGAACGTAAAGTAAAAGTGATTCAAGATGAAAAATCGTTTAAAGTCTATTTACCTATATTAACCAAACAAATTTCAATAATGAAAACAGCTAAATTTACAGAAGAAGATATGGCTTATGCTCGAGCTAAAAAAAGGGTGGAGCAATTAAAAGGATTTTATGGAAATCTTACTTCGTATTGTATCGTTATTCCAACATTAGCACTAATTAATTACTATACTTTTTGGGGATTTCAATGGTTTTGGTTCCCAATGCTAGGTTGGGGATTGGGATTGTCTTTTCATGCCTTTGGCGTTTTTGGCTACGGAAAATCCTGGGAAGAACGAAAGATACAAGAGATTTTAAACAAGGATAAAAACAATAATTGGGAATAA